The following is a genomic window from Algiphilus sp..
GACCCGCGGGACGCCGATGGCGTCATCGACAGCCGCGAGGCCTCGGCCGTGCTCGGCCTCGACTGGATGGGTCTGAGCGACACCATCGTCTCCGCGCAGCTCTTCGCCAGCTGGGTGGACCTGTCCGAGGGAGCGGCGACGCGCGACCGCGTCGAATGGGATGTCACCCAGCTCGTAGAGCGCAGCTTCCGCAACGAAACGCTGACGCTGCGCAGCCAGCTCATTCACGACATCAATGCCGGCGATGGCCTGCTGCGCGCCAGCCTGAGCTACGACTACCGCGCGGACCTCGTGCTGCGCCTGGGCGCGGATGTCTTCTACGGCCCCTCGAACGGCCGCTTCGGCCAGTTCGACCAACGGGACCGCGTCACCGTCTCCATCACGTACGGATTCTGACCACACCCCGGACCAGCGCACTACTTCGCGCCAACTGGACACATCAACCGGAGCAACCGCATGTCGCAAGCTGAAGTGCAGTACCGCATCCACAACGGCAATGCCTGGCTGACGCTCAACAACGAATGTGCTCGCAACGCGCTTTCGCCGGAAATGCTGCGCGAGCTCGATGCGCGCCTCGACCAGGCCGCGGCGGTTCCGGACGCGCGATCCGTCGTGCTGACCGGTGCGGGCGAAGCCGCATTCTCGGCGGGCGCCGACATCGCTTATCTGTCCGCGGCCGCGCCAGCCGAGGTCCGTGCCTATGCCCGGACGGCGGTTGCGCTCACCGAGAAGATCGAGGTCGCGGCGATCAACGGCCATGCCCTTGGTGGCGGGCTGGAGATCGCCGAAGCCTGCACCTTCCGTATCGCCGTCCAGGGCGCACGTCTGGGCCACCCGGAAGTCCGTATCGGCGCCGTCGCCGGTTT
Proteins encoded in this region:
- a CDS encoding enoyl-CoA hydratase-related protein — encoded protein: MQYRIHNGNAWLTLNNECARNALSPEMLRELDARLDQAAAVPDARSVVLTGAGEAAFSAGADIAYLSAAAPAEVRAYARTAVALTEKIEVAAINGHALGGGLEIAEACTFRIAVQGARLGHPEVRIGAVAGFGGTSRLPRLVGRTRATELLLTGDTITAEEALTMGLIHRAVSADMLHSACEELLTRVHAGAPHALRLTRDALQRGMELPLDAALRLGADHFGLAAGAADFREGTAAFLAKRPPQWAQSQTAHDPAPEKGIAS